In the Fusarium oxysporum f. sp. lycopersici 4287 chromosome 9, whole genome shotgun sequence genome, one interval contains:
- a CDS encoding F-box and WD-40 domain-containing protein CDC4, whose product MAGYQRPMSFSERRGSALSDDLTLGTSTNPMVNHRLEKLPQQQRHLRGPPTPSMSTPAADFDQQLTGSPPPPPTPAASPGPSHFQPDWSDAADDEDFFLAKVRQHFKNCSGPQRTRVLADLLNLCTSQQLSFVHQFVSPLLKKDPFTSLPDELCLRILSFIDDPKVLARASQVSKRWRDLLSDDMTWKNLCVKHDYGRRLSEVYTHAPNFSSRPSVQALHGLDADMTSSSSFPGARPYSYTSGTRSFEGSNTSGRPRLRTYKSHFKQRYLVEAAWRSGGTSTTRNITQEGGVVTSLHLTPKYIIVALDNAKIHVFDTEGDSQRTLQGHVMGVWAMVPWDDTLVSGGCDRDVRVWNLKTGACLHTLRGHTSTVRCLKMADANTAISGSRDTTLRIWDIRTGLCKNVLVGHQSSVRCLEIKGDIVVSGSYDTFARVWSISEGRCLQTLQGHFSQIYAIAFDGKRVVTGSLDTNVRIWDPSSGECLAILQGHTSLVGQLQMRGDTLVTGGSDGSVRVWSLKEMCPIHRLAAHDNSVTSLQFDDTRVVSGGSDGRVKIWDLKTGHLVRELIAQGEAVWRVAFEDEKCVALALRHGRTVMEVSRYWTRAIHAQD is encoded by the exons ATGGCCGGTTACCAACGACCCATGAGTTTTTCAGAAAGACGAGGAAGCGCCCTCAGTGACGACTTGACCCTCGGCACATCGACGAACCCCATGGTTAACCACCGCTTGGAAAAGCTgcctcagcagcaacggCACTTGCGTGGACCTCCTACTCCCAGCATGTCTACACCCGCCGCGGACTTTGATCAACAGCTCACTGGCTCACCTCCACCGCCTCCCACACCCGCTGCGTCTCCGGGACCATCGCATTTCCAACCAGATTGGagtgatgcggctgatgatgaagacttcTTTCTTGCCAAAGTCCGGCAACACTTCAAAAACTGTTCCGGTCCTCAGAGGACTCGAGTCCTCGCCGATCTGCTGAACCTCTGTACCAGCCAGCAATTGAGTTTCGTTCATCAATTTGTCAGCCCTTTGTTGAAAAAGGACCCCTTTACAAGTCTGCCAGATGAACTGTGTCTTCGG ATATTATCTTTCATCGATGACCCAAAAGTTTTAGCACGAGCCTCGCAAGTTTCCAAACGATGGCGAGATCTCCTTAGCGACGACATGACATGGAAGAATCTTTGTGTCAAACACGACTACGGCCGCCGACTATCAGAGGTCTACACACACGCACCTAATTTCTCATCGAGACCATCAGTACAGGCTCTGCATGGACTCGATGCCGACAtgaccagcagcagcagtttCCCAGGCGCGCGCCCTTATTCTTACACCTCAGGGACCCGATCGTTCGAGGGCTCGAATACCTCTGGTCGACCCAGGTTACGGACTTACAAGTCTCACTTCAAGCAGAGATATCTAGTTGAAGCTGCTTGGCGATCTGGCGGTACTAGCACAACGCGGAATATTACCCAAGAGGGGGGCGTTGTTACAAGCCTGCATCTGACACCCAAGTACATAATTGTGGCACTTGATAATGCCAAGATTCATGTGTTCGATACTGAGGGAGACTCGCAACGCACCCTGCAGGGACATGTTATGGGTGTCTGGGCCATGGTTCCCTGGGATGATACTCTGGTCAGTGGAGGCTGTGATCGCGACGTGAGAGTATGGAACCTCAAGACTGG TGCCTGTTTACACACCTTGCGAGGTCACACATCGACAGTTAGGTGCCTGAAAATGGCAGATGCAAATACGGCGATTTCTGGATCCCGGGATACCACCCTAAGAATCTGGGATATCCGAACCGGCCTTTGCAAAAATGTTCTTGTTGGTCATCAGTCCAGTGTTCGGTGTCTCGAGATCAAGGGCGACATTGTCGTATCCGGTAGCTACGATACTTTTGCTCGAGTCTGGAGCATTTCCGAGGGCCGTTGTCTTCAAACGTTACAGGGCCATTTTAGTCAAATTTATGCCATTGCGTTTGATGGTAAGCGAGTCGTGACGGGCAGTCTGGATACCAACGTGAGAATTTGGGATCCGAGTTCTGG TGAGTGCCTGGCTATTCTCCAGGGTCACACGTCTCTTGTTGGACAGCTTCAGATGCGCGGTGACACCTTAGTTACTGGTGGATCAGATGGATCGGTTAGAGTTTGGTCATTGAAAGAAATGTGTCCGATCCATCGTCTTGCAGCTCACGACAACAGTGTCACCAGTCTGCAATTTGATGATACTCGAGTCGTGAGTGGCGGCAGTGATGGTCGAGTTAAGATCTGGGACCTCAAAACTGGACATCTCGTTCGTGAACTCATCGCGCAAGGTGAAGCTGTCTGGCGTGTTGcctttgaagatgagaagtGTGTTGCTTTGGCCTTGAGACACGGCCGTACAGTCATGGAGGTAAGCCGATATTGGACGAGGGCTATCCACGCTCAAGACTGA
- a CDS encoding F-box and WD-40 domain-containing protein CDC4, with the protein MAGYQRPMSFSERRGSALSDDLTLGTSTNPMVNHRLEKLPQQQRHLRGPPTPSMSTPAADFDQQLTGSPPPPPTPAASPGPSHFQPDWSDAADDEDFFLAKVRQHFKNCSGPQRTRVLADLLNLCTSQQLSFVHQFVSPLLKKDPFTSLPDELCLRILSFIDDPKVLARASQVSKRWRDLLSDDMTWKNLCVKHDYGRRLSEVYTHAPNFSSRPSVQALHGLDADMTSSSSFPGARPYSYTSGTRSFEGSNTSGRPRLRTYKSHFKQRYLVEAAWRSGGTSTTRNITQEGGVVTSLHLTPKYIIVALDNAKIHVFDTEGDSQRTLQGHVMGVWAMVPWDDTLVSGGCDRDVRVWNLKTGACLHTLRGHTSTVRCLKMADANTAISGSRDTTLRIWDIRTGLCKNVLVGHQSSVRCLEIKGDIVVSGSYDTFARVWSISEGRCLQTLQGHFSQIYAIAFDGKRVVTGSLDTNVRIWDPSSGECLAILQGHTSLVGQLQMRGDTLVTGGSDGSVRVWSLKEMCPIHRLAAHDNSVTSLQFDDTRVVSGGSDGRVKIWDLKTGHLVRELIAQGEAVWRVAFEDEKCVALALRHGRTVMEVWSFSPPEDMLYDRPLSLQQRVLEDDPSRPLSAMAIDYRTSQQTLASSSRDASTQDVEMNDAGPSTAPLQGGTFFHDD; encoded by the exons ATGGCCGGTTACCAACGACCCATGAGTTTTTCAGAAAGACGAGGAAGCGCCCTCAGTGACGACTTGACCCTCGGCACATCGACGAACCCCATGGTTAACCACCGCTTGGAAAAGCTgcctcagcagcaacggCACTTGCGTGGACCTCCTACTCCCAGCATGTCTACACCCGCCGCGGACTTTGATCAACAGCTCACTGGCTCACCTCCACCGCCTCCCACACCCGCTGCGTCTCCGGGACCATCGCATTTCCAACCAGATTGGagtgatgcggctgatgatgaagacttcTTTCTTGCCAAAGTCCGGCAACACTTCAAAAACTGTTCCGGTCCTCAGAGGACTCGAGTCCTCGCCGATCTGCTGAACCTCTGTACCAGCCAGCAATTGAGTTTCGTTCATCAATTTGTCAGCCCTTTGTTGAAAAAGGACCCCTTTACAAGTCTGCCAGATGAACTGTGTCTTCGG ATATTATCTTTCATCGATGACCCAAAAGTTTTAGCACGAGCCTCGCAAGTTTCCAAACGATGGCGAGATCTCCTTAGCGACGACATGACATGGAAGAATCTTTGTGTCAAACACGACTACGGCCGCCGACTATCAGAGGTCTACACACACGCACCTAATTTCTCATCGAGACCATCAGTACAGGCTCTGCATGGACTCGATGCCGACAtgaccagcagcagcagtttCCCAGGCGCGCGCCCTTATTCTTACACCTCAGGGACCCGATCGTTCGAGGGCTCGAATACCTCTGGTCGACCCAGGTTACGGACTTACAAGTCTCACTTCAAGCAGAGATATCTAGTTGAAGCTGCTTGGCGATCTGGCGGTACTAGCACAACGCGGAATATTACCCAAGAGGGGGGCGTTGTTACAAGCCTGCATCTGACACCCAAGTACATAATTGTGGCACTTGATAATGCCAAGATTCATGTGTTCGATACTGAGGGAGACTCGCAACGCACCCTGCAGGGACATGTTATGGGTGTCTGGGCCATGGTTCCCTGGGATGATACTCTGGTCAGTGGAGGCTGTGATCGCGACGTGAGAGTATGGAACCTCAAGACTGG TGCCTGTTTACACACCTTGCGAGGTCACACATCGACAGTTAGGTGCCTGAAAATGGCAGATGCAAATACGGCGATTTCTGGATCCCGGGATACCACCCTAAGAATCTGGGATATCCGAACCGGCCTTTGCAAAAATGTTCTTGTTGGTCATCAGTCCAGTGTTCGGTGTCTCGAGATCAAGGGCGACATTGTCGTATCCGGTAGCTACGATACTTTTGCTCGAGTCTGGAGCATTTCCGAGGGCCGTTGTCTTCAAACGTTACAGGGCCATTTTAGTCAAATTTATGCCATTGCGTTTGATGGTAAGCGAGTCGTGACGGGCAGTCTGGATACCAACGTGAGAATTTGGGATCCGAGTTCTGG TGAGTGCCTGGCTATTCTCCAGGGTCACACGTCTCTTGTTGGACAGCTTCAGATGCGCGGTGACACCTTAGTTACTGGTGGATCAGATGGATCGGTTAGAGTTTGGTCATTGAAAGAAATGTGTCCGATCCATCGTCTTGCAGCTCACGACAACAGTGTCACCAGTCTGCAATTTGATGATACTCGAGTCGTGAGTGGCGGCAGTGATGGTCGAGTTAAGATCTGGGACCTCAAAACTGGACATCTCGTTCGTGAACTCATCGCGCAAGGTGAAGCTGTCTGGCGTGTTGcctttgaagatgagaagtGTGTTGCTTTGGCCTTGAGACACGGCCGTACAGTCATGGAG GTGTGGTCGTTCTCACCACCCGAAGATATGCTCTATGACCGCCCACTCTCGCTTCAACAGCGGGTACTGGAGGATGACCCGAGTCGCCCATTGAGCGCCATGGCTATCGACTATCGCACTTCGCAACAGACTTTGGCCAGTTCTAGCCGAGACGCTTCAACCCAGGATGTCGAAATGAACGACGCTGGCCCTTCAACTGCCCCATTGCAGGGCGGTACGTTCTTTCATGACGACTGA
- a CDS encoding F-box and WD-40 domain-containing protein CDC4: MAGYQRPMSFSERRGSALSDDLTLGTSTNPMVNHRLEKLPQQQRHLRGPPTPSMSTPAADFDQQLTGSPPPPPTPAASPGPSHFQPDWSDAADDEDFFLAKVRQHFKNCSGPQRTRVLADLLNLCTSQQLSFVHQFVSPLLKKDPFTSLPDELCLRILSFIDDPKVLARASQVSKRWRDLLSDDMTWKNLCVKHDYGRRLSEVYTHAPNFSSRPSVQALHGLDADMTSSSSFPGARPYSYTSGTRSFEGSNTSGRPRLRTYKSHFKQRYLVEAAWRSGGTSTTRNITQEGGVVTSLHLTPKYIIVALDNAKIHVFDTEGDSQRTLQGHVMGVWAMVPWDDTLVSGGCDRDVRVWNLKTGACLHTLRGHTSTVRCLKMADANTAISGSRDTTLRIWDIRTGLCKNVLVGHQSSVRCLEIKGDIVVSGSYDTFARVWSISEGRCLQTLQGHFSQIYAIAFDGKRVVTGSLDTNVRIWDPSSGYVSLQTTDNSY; encoded by the exons ATGGCCGGTTACCAACGACCCATGAGTTTTTCAGAAAGACGAGGAAGCGCCCTCAGTGACGACTTGACCCTCGGCACATCGACGAACCCCATGGTTAACCACCGCTTGGAAAAGCTgcctcagcagcaacggCACTTGCGTGGACCTCCTACTCCCAGCATGTCTACACCCGCCGCGGACTTTGATCAACAGCTCACTGGCTCACCTCCACCGCCTCCCACACCCGCTGCGTCTCCGGGACCATCGCATTTCCAACCAGATTGGagtgatgcggctgatgatgaagacttcTTTCTTGCCAAAGTCCGGCAACACTTCAAAAACTGTTCCGGTCCTCAGAGGACTCGAGTCCTCGCCGATCTGCTGAACCTCTGTACCAGCCAGCAATTGAGTTTCGTTCATCAATTTGTCAGCCCTTTGTTGAAAAAGGACCCCTTTACAAGTCTGCCAGATGAACTGTGTCTTCGG ATATTATCTTTCATCGATGACCCAAAAGTTTTAGCACGAGCCTCGCAAGTTTCCAAACGATGGCGAGATCTCCTTAGCGACGACATGACATGGAAGAATCTTTGTGTCAAACACGACTACGGCCGCCGACTATCAGAGGTCTACACACACGCACCTAATTTCTCATCGAGACCATCAGTACAGGCTCTGCATGGACTCGATGCCGACAtgaccagcagcagcagtttCCCAGGCGCGCGCCCTTATTCTTACACCTCAGGGACCCGATCGTTCGAGGGCTCGAATACCTCTGGTCGACCCAGGTTACGGACTTACAAGTCTCACTTCAAGCAGAGATATCTAGTTGAAGCTGCTTGGCGATCTGGCGGTACTAGCACAACGCGGAATATTACCCAAGAGGGGGGCGTTGTTACAAGCCTGCATCTGACACCCAAGTACATAATTGTGGCACTTGATAATGCCAAGATTCATGTGTTCGATACTGAGGGAGACTCGCAACGCACCCTGCAGGGACATGTTATGGGTGTCTGGGCCATGGTTCCCTGGGATGATACTCTGGTCAGTGGAGGCTGTGATCGCGACGTGAGAGTATGGAACCTCAAGACTGG TGCCTGTTTACACACCTTGCGAGGTCACACATCGACAGTTAGGTGCCTGAAAATGGCAGATGCAAATACGGCGATTTCTGGATCCCGGGATACCACCCTAAGAATCTGGGATATCCGAACCGGCCTTTGCAAAAATGTTCTTGTTGGTCATCAGTCCAGTGTTCGGTGTCTCGAGATCAAGGGCGACATTGTCGTATCCGGTAGCTACGATACTTTTGCTCGAGTCTGGAGCATTTCCGAGGGCCGTTGTCTTCAAACGTTACAGGGCCATTTTAGTCAAATTTATGCCATTGCGTTTGATGGTAAGCGAGTCGTGACGGGCAGTCTGGATACCAACGTGAGAATTTGGGATCCGAGTTCTGGGTATGTGTCTCTTCAAACTACAGATAATAGCTACTAA
- a CDS encoding DNA ligase 1, with the protein MLLSVRSTRGLTIAPLFLQNTSRLISRPVNCCSLCSLRLFSTRIPGIMAPKQATLGYVKSGQSTIGKFFGAKGAPPQQTKLSFSSKPKKEEAKHEEEANMNTKSGSDSEKETKKRARSEDKTKPELTPIKKEEVDDESDGPVTKRARRSRKRVEDEDDDEMIEETVKKEKHASPNKSKVASTPPKVKSPKRSKATPKAKAAEEPTPEENDESAKEEASTASASEAELDDEADVEDKPEVAAKAREKVQTKFKSKTKDPYPDWKPGTPIPYAALCTTFSLVEMTTKRLIIMEHCSLFLRQVMRLTPEDLLPTVLLMINKLAPDYAGIELGIGESLIMKAIGETTGRSLQVIKADQKEIGDLGLVAVKSRSTQRTMFKPKALTIRGVHQGLMNIATVTGNGAQGRKVDGIKKLLAAADANSTGKVDITKDKGGPSEAKFIIRFLEGKLRLGLAERTVLVSLAQAIVAHEADAKGKVPSTSDLEKGESILKTVYSELPSYDVIIPAMLEHGIMKLRENCKLRPGVPLKPMLAKPTKAITEVLDRFEGQTFTCEYKYDGERAQIHYVAKDAPQELNEASQGAAKEAAAGVASIFSRNSEDLSRKYPDILAKLHTWVKPDTKSFVLDCETVAWDVDEKKVLPFQQLMTRKKKDVKVEDVKVKVCVFAFDLLYLNGEAVVEKALRERRELLETAFNPVEGEFSFATHMNGQELDEIQVFLDESVKASCEGLMVKMLDGTESGYEPSKRSRNWLKIKKDYLSGVGDSLDLVVLGAYYGKGKRTSVYGAFLLACYNPNSETYETVCNIGTGFSEQVLEDLHTQLSEITIDRPKPFYSHSSGGQHQPDVWFEPRYVWEVKTADLTLSPRYKAGAKEGVDPSGNKGISLRFPRFIRVRDDKKADAATTSRQVAEMYRKQESVTKNKGPSVDDDFEY; encoded by the exons ATGCTACTCAGTGTCAGGTCAACTCGCGGGCTCACAATTGCCCCTCTCTTTCTACAAAACACTTCCAGATTAATATCACGACCTGTAAATTGTTGTTCCTTGTGTTCGTTGCGTTTGTTTTCGACAAGAATTCCAGGCATCATGGCACCAAAACAGGCGACTCTCGGGTATGTCAAGTCCGGACAGAGCACAATCGG GAAGTTCTTTGGGGCAAAAGGTGCGCCTCCTCAACAGACAAAGCTCTCCTTCAGCAGCAAACccaaaaaagaagaagcgaagcacgaggaggaggctaACATGAATACCAAATCGGGCTCAGATTCTGAGAAAG AAACAAAGAAGCGAGCAAGATCagaagacaagaccaagccCGAGCTGACGCCCATTAAGAAAGAGGAAGTCGATGACGAGAGCGATGGACCTGTCACCAAGCGAGCACGACGAAGTCGAAAGCGAGtcgaggacgaagatgacgatgagatgattgaagaaactgtgaagaaagagaaacatGCATCCCCCAACAAGTCAAAGGTCGCGAGTACACCCCCAAAGGTCAAGTCGCCCAAGAGGTCAAAGGCAACCCCTAAAGCCAAGGCGGCCGAAGAACCTACTCCCGAGGAGAACGACGAGtctgccaaagaagaagcatcgacagcttcagcttcagaagCCGAGCTTGACGACGAGGCAGATGTCGAAGATAAGCCTGAAGTTGCTGCCAAGGCTCGCGAGAAGGTCCAGACAAAGTTCAAGTCCAAGACGAAAGACCCCTATCCTGACTGGAAGCCCGGCACCCCTATTCCGTATGCGGCCCTGTGTACAACGTTCTCTCTTGTGGAAATGACCACCAAAAGATTGATTATTATGGAGCATTGCTCTCTGTTCCTTCGCCAAGTCATGCGCCTGACCCCTGAGGATCTATTACCTACAGTCTTATTAATGATCAACAAATTGGCTCCTGACTACGCTGGTATCGAGCTTGGTATTGGCGAGTCGTTAATCATGAAGGCTATCGGCGAGACGACCGGACGAAGCCTCCAGGTGATTAAGGCTGATCAGAAAGAAATTGGTGATCTTGGATTGGTGGCTGTAAAGAGTCGATCAACCCAGCGCACTATgttcaagcccaaggctTTGACTATCAGGGGTGTGCATCAAGGCCTAATGAACATTGCTACTGTCACTGGTAACGGTGCTCAGGGGCGCAAGGTGGATGGtatcaagaagcttcttgctgCAGCTGATGCCAACTCCACTGGCAAAGTCGAcatcaccaaggacaagggaGGACCGAGTGAAGCCAAGTTCATCATTCGATTCCTGGAAGGAAAGCTGAGACTTGGTTTGGCTGAGAGAACCGTTCTTGTTTCTTTGGCGCAAGCTATTGTTGCCCACGAGGCAGATGCCAAGGGTAAGGTCCCTAGCACCtcagatcttgagaagggTGAATCAATTCTCAAGACGGTCTACAG CGAACTTCCGAGCTACGACGTGATTATTCCTGCAATGCTAGAACATGGGATCATGAAGCTTCGGGAAAATTGCAAGCTCCGACCCGGTGTACCTTTGAAGCCCATGCTGGCCAAGCCAACCAAGGCCATTACTGAAGTACTCGATCGCTTTGAGGGACAAACCTTCACCTGTGAGTATAAGTATGATGGCGAAAGAGCACAAATCCATTATGTGGCAAAAGATGCGCCTCAAGAACTAAACGAAGCGAGTCAAGGCGCCGCTAAGGAGGCcgctgctggtgttgctagcatcttctccagaaaCTCCGAAGATCTCTCCAGGAAGTATCCCGATATTCTTGCCAAACTCCATACCTGGGTCAAGCCGGACACCAAGAGCTTTGTCCTGGATTGTGAGACAGTGGCCTGGgatgtcgatgagaagaaagtGTTGCCCTTCCAGCAACTCATGACacgcaagaagaaggacgtcaaggttgaggatgtcaaggtcaaggtttgCGTATTTGCATTTGATCTGTTGTACCTCAATGGAGAAGCCGTTGTCGAGAAGGCACTGCGTGAACGACGTGAGCTTCTCGAAACCGCGTTTAATCCCGTGGAAGGCGAGTTTTCCTTCGCTACCCACATGAACGGCCAGGAACTGGATGAGATCCAGGTTTTCCTTGATGAAAGTGTCAAGGCATCATGCGAGGGTCTGATGGTAAAAATGCTGGATGGGACTGAGAGTGGATATGAGCCCAGTAAGCGAAGTCGTAACTGGCTCAAG ATCAAGAAGGATTACCTCTCAGGCGTCGGTGATTccctggatcttgttgttttggGCGCATACTACGGCAAAGGCAAGCGTACATCTGTTTACGGTGCATTCCTTCTGGCCTGTTACAACCCTAACTCAGAGACATACGAAACTGTTTGCAATATTGGAACTGGCTTCTCAGAACAGGTCTTGGAGGATCTCCACACCCAACTCTCTGAGATTACCATTGATAGGCCTAAGCCTTTTTACTCACACTCTTCTGGTGGTCAACACCAACCTGATGTCTGGTTTGAGCCTCGGTATGTCTGGGAAGTCAAGACAGCCGATTTGACCCTCAGTCCACGTTACAAGGCCGGTGCTAAGGAAGGTGTCGACCCGTCAGGAAACAAGGGCATCAGTCTTCGATTCCCTCGCTTCATCCGTGTGCGAGATGATAAgaaagctgatgctgccacGACAAGTCGCCAGGTTGCTGAAATGTATCGCAAACAGGAGAGCGTGACAAAGAACAAGGGCCCctctgttgatgatgactttgagTATTAG
- a CDS encoding pyruvate dehydrogenase E1 component subunit alpha: MLSRALRLPRAVPMRTKLAAPTYTAIRSVTTDAASASLSHSVPKSDDEPFSVNLSDESFETYELDPPPYTLEVTKKELKDMYREMVITRQMEMAADRLYKEKKIRGFCHLSTGQEAVAVGIEHAITKEDDIITAYRCHGYALMRGATVRSIIGELLGRREGISYGKGGSMHMFAKSFYGGNGIVGAQVPVGAGLAFAHKYNGNKNASIILYGDGASNQGQVFEAFNMAKLWNLPALFGCENNKYGMGTAAARSSALTDYYKRGQYIPGLKVNGMDVLAVKAAVKYGKEWTAADKGPLVLEYVTYRYGGHSMSDPGTTYRTREEIQRMRSTNDPIAGLKQKILDWEITSEEELKKIDKEARAHVNEEVAAAEAMAAPEPKPEILFEDIYVRGSEPEYIRGRIPEENHYFQ, encoded by the exons ATGTTGTCTCGAGCTCTCCGTCTCCCCAGGGCTGTGCCTATGCGCACCAAGCTCGCCGCTCCCACTTACACTGCCATTCGCTCTGTCACCACCGATGCTGCTTCGGCGTCCCTGAGCCACTCAGTCCCCAAG TCCGATGACGAGCCTTTCTCTGTTAACCTCAGCGATGAGAGCTTCGAGACCTACGAGCTGGACCCCCCTCCTTACACCCTGGAGGTgaccaagaaggagctgAAGGATATGTACCGCGAGATGGTCATCACCCG ACAGATGGAGATGGCGGCCGATCGTCTGtacaaggagaagaagattcgTGGTTTCTGCCACTTGTCTACCGGACAGGAGGCTGTTGCCGTTGGCATTGAGCAtgccatcaccaaggaggacGATATTATCACCGCTTACCGATGCCACGGCTACGCCCTGATGCGTGGTGCTACCGTTCGATCCATCATTGGTGAGCTGCTTGGCCGACGTGAGGGTATCTCCTACGGAAAGGGTGGTTCCATGCACATGTTCGCCAAGAGCTTCTACGGCGGTAACGGTATCGTCGGTGCTCAGGTTCCCGTTGGCGCTGGCCTTGCCTTTGCTCACAAGTACAATGGCAACAAGAACGCTTCCATCATCCTCTACGGTGATGGTGCTAGCAACCAGGGCCAGGTCTTTGAGGCTTTCAATATGGCCAAGCTCTGGAACCTCCCTGCCCTCTTTGGCTGCGAGA ACAACAAGTACGGTATGGGTACCGCTGCTGCTCGTTCTTCCGCTTTGACCGACTACTACAAGCGTGGTCAGTACATCCCCGGTCTGAAGGTCAACGGTATGGATGTCCTTGCCGTCAAGGCCGCCGTCAAGTACGGCAAGGAGTGGACTGCAGCCGACAAGGGACCTCTCGTCCTCGAGTACGTCACCTATCGATATGGCGGTCACTCCATGTCTGATCCCGGTACCACCTACCGAACCCGTGAGGAGATTCAGCGCATGCGATCCACCAACGATCCTATTGCTGGACTCAAGCAGAAGATCCTGGACTGGGAGATCACaagtgaggaggagctcaagaagattgacAAGGAGGCTCGTGCCCACGTCAACGAGgaggttgctgctgctgaggccatGGCCGCGCCTGAGCCCAAGCCTGAGATTCTGTTTGAGGATATCTACGTTCGGGGATCCGAGCCCGAGTACATCCGTGGCCGTATTCCCGAGGAGAACCACTACTTCCAGTAG